In Hoeflea ulvae, one genomic interval encodes:
- a CDS encoding quaternary amine ABC transporter ATP-binding protein: MAEDTVGSGISIRNLYKIFGSDPEAHIEAVKNGMSKSELNDKHNHVLGLKDINIEMPGGRIQVVMGLSGSGKSTLIRHINRLIDPTAGEVIVGDEDVVKMNEMELREFRRHQTAMVFQKFALLPHRTVLENAVYGLEIQGIPRDEQEKQARRWISRVGLDGFEDNYPNQLSGGMQQRVGLARALTNDAPILLMDEAFSALDPLIRMDMQTVLLDLQKEIRKTVVFITHDLDEALRLGDRIAILRDGEVVQQGTKQEIVLRPADEYISSFVREVNRGRVISIDMVMEPVTGEPKGMPIKSGTVLEVAAKKMTDDNMSEAHVIDAAGTVIGKLAINEVISAMVTPVDHESAAA, encoded by the coding sequence ATGGCTGAGGATACTGTTGGCAGCGGGATTAGCATCCGGAATCTGTACAAGATTTTCGGATCCGATCCGGAAGCGCATATCGAAGCCGTCAAGAACGGCATGTCGAAGTCCGAACTCAATGACAAGCACAACCACGTGCTGGGTCTGAAGGACATCAATATCGAGATGCCGGGCGGGCGCATCCAGGTCGTCATGGGCCTGTCGGGCTCGGGCAAATCAACCCTGATCCGTCACATCAACCGGCTGATCGACCCGACCGCAGGCGAAGTCATCGTCGGCGACGAGGACGTGGTCAAGATGAACGAGATGGAACTGCGCGAGTTCCGGCGTCACCAGACTGCGATGGTGTTCCAGAAATTCGCGCTTCTGCCGCATCGCACGGTGCTGGAAAACGCGGTCTATGGCCTCGAAATCCAGGGCATTCCCCGCGATGAGCAGGAAAAGCAGGCGCGCCGCTGGATTTCCCGCGTTGGCCTGGACGGCTTCGAGGACAACTACCCCAACCAGCTCTCGGGCGGCATGCAGCAGCGCGTCGGGCTTGCCCGGGCGCTGACCAATGACGCCCCTATCCTCTTGATGGACGAGGCATTTTCCGCACTTGATCCGCTGATCCGCATGGACATGCAGACGGTTCTGCTTGATCTGCAGAAGGAAATCCGCAAGACCGTGGTCTTCATCACCCACGATCTCGACGAGGCGCTGCGCCTTGGCGACCGCATCGCCATTCTGCGCGACGGCGAGGTGGTGCAGCAAGGCACTAAGCAGGAAATCGTGCTGCGCCCGGCCGACGAATACATCTCCAGCTTCGTGCGCGAGGTCAATCGCGGACGGGTCATCTCCATCGACATGGTCATGGAGCCGGTGACCGGCGAGCCCAAGGGCATGCCTATCAAATCCGGTACCGTGCTGGAAGTCGCCGCCAAGAAGATGACCGACGACAACATGTCCGAGGCTCATGTGATCGACGCCGCCGGCACCGTCATCGGCAAGCTGGCGATCAACGAGGTGATCTCGGCCATGGTCACCCCGGTCGACCACGAGTCGGCCGCCGCCTGA
- a CDS encoding PadR family transcriptional regulator, translating to MFGMHKHRCHRPHLHFAGPDGPGGRGGGGRGPFGRHRGGPFGGGGKRMFDAGALRLVVLGLIAEQPRHGYDIIKALEARFQGAYSPSPGAIYPMLQMLEEADLVSSQMQGAKKLFAITEEGKAYLGENRVDLDRINAQIDEASEEIQGVSLGAEFRALRKSLFRQVRSGGFSADQAQKALEILKKARGDIEALQDQGGRD from the coding sequence ATGTTTGGAATGCACAAACACAGGTGCCACCGCCCACATCTCCATTTCGCCGGTCCGGACGGACCAGGCGGACGTGGCGGCGGCGGACGCGGCCCGTTCGGGCGCCATCGCGGCGGACCCTTTGGCGGCGGCGGCAAGCGCATGTTTGACGCTGGCGCATTGAGGCTGGTGGTTCTCGGTCTGATCGCCGAGCAGCCGCGTCACGGCTACGACATCATCAAGGCGCTGGAAGCCCGTTTCCAGGGCGCCTACAGCCCGAGCCCCGGCGCGATCTATCCGATGCTGCAGATGCTGGAAGAAGCTGATCTCGTGTCCTCGCAAATGCAGGGCGCCAAGAAGCTTTTTGCAATCACCGAAGAGGGGAAGGCCTATCTCGGGGAAAACCGGGTGGATCTCGACCGGATCAATGCGCAAATCGACGAGGCATCCGAAGAAATCCAGGGTGTGTCGCTGGGGGCCGAGTTCCGCGCCCTGCGCAAGTCGCTGTTCCGGCAGGTCAGAAGCGGCGGGTTTTCAGCGGATCAGGCGCAAAAGGCGCTGGAAATCCTGAAAAAGGCCCGCGGCGACATAGAAGCCCTGCAGGATCAGGGCGGCCGCGACTGA
- a CDS encoding trimethylamine methyltransferase family protein, which produces MAHSDTPSTTDLAPEAAPEAASGRRGKGAAGRRAARSGGGAGQSMPFIMRKLGTYEVLDEEGLSLIEANADTILEEIGIEFRDDAEALALWREAGADVKGERVRFPKGLCRELLKTAPEVFTQHARNPARSVQIGGKATVFAPVYGPPFVRDLDGERRYATIEDFRNFVKLAYLAPSLHHSGGTVCEPVDVPVNKRHFDMVYSHMKYSDKPFMGSVTAPERAEDTIEMCKILFGAEFVDQNCVTLNLINANSPMVFDETMLGALKVYARNNQACVVSPFILAGAMSPVTVAGTLTQILAEVLAGAAFTQLIRPGAPVLFGTFAASISMQSGAPTFGTPEPALVSYGAAQLARRLKIPFRTGGSLCGSKVPDAQAAHESASTLNMTLLAGTNFALHSAGWLEGGLVSSYEKFMIDVDQLGMQQRFAEGIDLSVTGQALDAIAEVGPGSHYLGCAHTQANFQQAFFRSSLADNNSYEQWLAEGEKRIEERARDLCRSWLASYVAPELDPAIDEALLAFIAGRKESMPDAFT; this is translated from the coding sequence ATGGCTCATTCAGACACTCCTTCGACAACAGACCTGGCTCCAGAAGCAGCTCCGGAAGCTGCGTCGGGACGGCGCGGCAAGGGCGCGGCCGGCCGGCGTGCGGCCCGTTCGGGCGGCGGCGCCGGGCAATCCATGCCGTTCATCATGCGCAAGCTCGGCACCTATGAGGTGCTGGACGAGGAAGGCCTGAGCCTCATCGAGGCCAATGCCGACACGATTTTGGAGGAAATCGGCATCGAATTCCGCGATGACGCCGAAGCGCTGGCGCTGTGGCGCGAAGCCGGCGCCGATGTGAAGGGCGAGCGGGTCCGGTTTCCAAAAGGCCTGTGCCGCGAATTGTTGAAAACGGCTCCGGAGGTGTTCACCCAGCATGCCCGCAATCCGGCGCGCTCGGTGCAGATCGGCGGCAAGGCCACGGTCTTTGCACCGGTCTATGGGCCGCCCTTCGTGCGTGATCTTGATGGCGAGCGGCGCTATGCGACGATCGAGGATTTCCGCAATTTCGTCAAACTCGCCTATCTGGCGCCGTCGCTGCACCATTCCGGCGGCACCGTGTGCGAGCCGGTCGACGTGCCGGTCAACAAGCGCCATTTCGACATGGTCTACAGCCATATGAAATACAGCGACAAGCCGTTCATGGGCTCGGTGACCGCACCGGAACGGGCCGAAGACACCATCGAGATGTGCAAGATCCTGTTCGGCGCGGAATTTGTTGATCAGAACTGTGTGACGCTCAACCTGATCAACGCCAACTCGCCGATGGTGTTTGACGAGACCATGCTCGGCGCGCTCAAGGTCTATGCCCGCAACAACCAGGCCTGCGTGGTCTCGCCGTTCATTCTTGCCGGTGCGATGAGCCCGGTGACGGTGGCGGGCACGCTGACCCAGATTCTGGCGGAAGTGCTGGCAGGCGCCGCCTTCACCCAGCTGATCCGTCCCGGCGCGCCGGTGCTGTTCGGCACATTCGCCGCCTCGATCTCGATGCAGTCGGGCGCACCGACCTTCGGCACGCCGGAACCGGCGCTGGTCTCCTATGGCGCGGCACAGCTGGCGCGGCGGCTGAAGATCCCGTTCCGCACCGGCGGGTCGTTGTGCGGTTCCAAGGTTCCTGACGCGCAGGCAGCTCATGAAAGCGCCTCGACGCTGAACATGACGCTGCTGGCGGGCACCAATTTCGCACTGCATTCCGCCGGCTGGCTCGAAGGCGGGCTGGTCAGCTCCTACGAGAAATTCATGATCGACGTTGATCAGCTCGGCATGCAGCAGCGTTTTGCCGAAGGCATCGATTTGTCGGTGACCGGCCAGGCGCTGGATGCGATTGCCGAAGTGGGACCGGGCAGCCATTATCTCGGCTGCGCCCATACCCAGGCCAATTTCCAGCAGGCCTTCTTCCGCTCGTCGCTGGCGGACAACAATTCCTATGAGCAGTGGCTGGCCGAGGGCGAGAAGCGGATCGAGGAACGCGCGCGCGACCTTTGCCGGTCATGGCTTGCCAGCTATGTGGCTCCCGAACTCGACCCGGCCATCGACGAAGCGCTGCTGGCGTTCATTGCGGGCCGCAAGGAGTCGATGCCCGACGCCTTCACCTGA
- a CDS encoding ferredoxin, which translates to MASLSLNAAVVAALAPSGLVPRGWLGPEPETPPLLATGRPAAGICLVGHAGGGFWPVFAEWWRAHPASDQPLDDWSKSVIGPVAGALGGEAVFPSDIPWHPFQQWAMAAEGLKPSPLGLLIHPGFGLWHGYRGAILFGEQALAGKGMPDPVAVHGPGTAALHPCDTCTDKPCLSACPVEAFAAGGFAVAQCRSHLDSRAGQDGCMRSGCLARDACPVGRAYRYGADQIRFHMAAFV; encoded by the coding sequence GTGGCTAGCCTGTCGCTCAACGCGGCTGTCGTGGCGGCGCTGGCGCCAAGCGGGCTGGTGCCGCGCGGCTGGCTGGGACCGGAGCCTGAAACTCCACCTTTGCTCGCCACTGGAAGGCCTGCCGCCGGGATCTGCCTTGTCGGCCATGCGGGTGGCGGGTTCTGGCCGGTTTTTGCGGAGTGGTGGCGGGCGCATCCTGCTAGTGACCAGCCGCTTGACGACTGGTCGAAATCGGTGATCGGCCCGGTGGCCGGCGCGCTTGGCGGCGAGGCGGTGTTTCCCTCGGACATTCCGTGGCATCCGTTCCAGCAATGGGCCATGGCCGCCGAAGGGCTCAAACCCTCGCCGCTGGGGCTGTTGATCCATCCCGGATTCGGCCTCTGGCACGGCTATCGCGGGGCGATCCTGTTTGGCGAGCAAGCGCTTGCCGGGAAGGGGATGCCGGACCCTGTGGCTGTTCACGGCCCGGGCACTGCCGCGCTACATCCATGTGACACTTGCACCGACAAGCCCTGCCTTTCCGCCTGTCCGGTCGAGGCCTTTGCGGCAGGCGGATTTGCGGTGGCTCAGTGCCGCTCGCATCTGGACAGCAGGGCAGGGCAGGATGGCTGTATGCGGTCGGGATGCCTTGCGCGCGATGCCTGTCCTGTCGGCCGGGCCTATCGCTACGGCGCCGATCAGATCCGGTTTCACATGGCGGCATTTGTCTGA
- the bmt gene encoding betaine--homocysteine S-methyltransferase has product MPASNPLADLLAEKGVLLADGATGTNLFAMGLESGEAPEMWLESAPEKITKLHQDFVDAGSDIILTNSFGGTRNRLKLHDAHGRVHALNKKAAEIARAVADKAPRKVIVGGSVGPTGDLLVPLGAMTYESAVESFAEQIEGLKAGGIDVVWIETMSATDEIRAAAEAAVRHDLPYVYTGSFDTAGKTMMGVHPRDIHSLAKDIGDGPFAVGANCGVGASDILSSLLDMTGADPDAIVVVKGNCGIPEFRGAEIHYSGTPPLMADYARLAIDAGARIIGGCCGTSCNHLAAMREAVDTHIKAQRPTVESIVERIGPMRNTVAATSAPPTRERRGRRG; this is encoded by the coding sequence ATGCCCGCTTCCAATCCGCTTGCCGATCTGCTCGCCGAAAAAGGCGTTCTGCTCGCCGACGGCGCAACCGGGACCAACCTCTTCGCCATGGGGCTGGAATCAGGCGAAGCGCCGGAAATGTGGCTCGAGAGCGCGCCGGAAAAGATTACCAAGCTGCATCAGGATTTCGTCGATGCCGGCTCCGACATCATCCTGACCAACAGTTTCGGTGGCACCCGCAACCGGCTCAAGCTGCACGACGCCCATGGCCGCGTCCATGCGCTCAACAAGAAGGCTGCAGAGATCGCCCGCGCCGTCGCTGACAAGGCGCCGCGGAAGGTGATTGTCGGCGGCTCCGTCGGCCCCACCGGCGACCTGCTGGTGCCGCTTGGCGCCATGACCTATGAGTCAGCCGTCGAATCCTTTGCCGAACAGATCGAGGGCCTCAAGGCCGGTGGCATCGATGTCGTCTGGATCGAAACCATGTCGGCGACCGATGAAATCCGCGCCGCCGCCGAAGCCGCGGTGCGCCACGATCTGCCCTATGTCTATACCGGCTCGTTCGACACCGCCGGCAAGACGATGATGGGCGTGCATCCGCGCGACATCCATTCGCTGGCCAAGGATATCGGCGACGGCCCTTTTGCGGTCGGCGCCAATTGCGGCGTCGGCGCTTCCGACATCCTGTCTTCCCTGCTCGACATGACCGGTGCCGATCCGGATGCGATCGTCGTGGTCAAGGGCAATTGCGGCATCCCCGAATTCCGCGGCGCCGAAATCCATTATTCCGGCACACCGCCGCTGATGGCCGATTATGCCCGTCTGGCCATTGATGCCGGCGCCCGCATCATCGGCGGCTGCTGCGGCACCTCCTGCAATCACCTGGCCGCGATGCGCGAAGCCGTCGACACCCATATCAAGGCCCAGCGCCCGACGGTCGAATCCATCGTCGAGCGCATCGGCCCGATGCGCAACACCGTCGCCGCCACCTCGGCCCCACCGACCCGCGAACGCCGCGGCCGTCGGGGGTGA